In a genomic window of Numenius arquata chromosome 5, bNumArq3.hap1.1, whole genome shotgun sequence:
- the DGKK gene encoding diacylglycerol kinase kappa: MAEKLVPGDLFLRKTRESVSSLDSDKLAPISPEAGGEESSDSEGEQEDSSHKLIRKVSTSGQMRSKKSVKEGLLLKQTSSFQRWKRRYFKLRGRTLYYAKDAKSLIFDEVDLSDASVAETSTKNINNSFTVITPFRKLILCAENRKEMEDWISALKSVQKWEIHEATQFNMEHFSGMHNWYACSHARPTFCNVCREALPGVTSHGLSCEVCKFKAHKRCAVRATNNCKWTTLASIGTDIIEDEDGVAMPHQWLEGNLPVSARCAVCDRTCGSVRRLQDWRCLWCKAIVHSACKELFGKRCPLGQYKVSIIPPTALNSIDSDGFWKATCPSTCSSPLLAFVNSKSGDNQGVKFLRKFKQFLNPAQVFDLMNGGPHLGLRLFQKFSTFRILVCGGDGSVGWVLSEIDALGLHKQCQLGVLPLGTGNDLARVLGWGSLCDDDTQLLQILEKLERATTKMLDRWSVLTYEAPKQSPPALKEEENGDSNIQAQISHYADSVAFHLAKILESDKHSVVISSAKFLCGTVNDFVAEVGRAYKRATENKQEAELMARKCAMLNEKLDSLVRELNEEAQAIMVPEGTAQAIPADTKDQEKGGSFNPSPVPRIFKSKEQLMLRANSLKKALRQIIEQAEKAVDEQNKQTQAYRGSAGPSRKDSSEELNKEEERLNSRRETVTSASSSIILDRPDTFGSLQFPEDPSALLFSEKCVMNNYFGIGLDAKISLEFNNKRDEHPKKCSSRTKNMMWYGVLGTKELLQRTYKNLEQRVQLECDGVPISLPSLQGIAVLNIPSYAGGINFWGGTKEDNNFGAPSFDDKKLEVVAVFGSIQMAVSRVINLQHHRIAQCRMVKITIRGDEGVPVQVDGEAWIQPPGIIKIQHKNRAQMLTRDRAFESTLKSWEDKQKGESYRAAARPRLSSQQSMEYLTEEESSLLQQVSRVAETLIARIHEAAKAHKAVEQELAYAVNTSSLALSEALSNKAAGTSEFLSRNTAVEVVLSIKELYAETRAFLEGKALDSPQEEEALHGPLSVLGQELQRLLDIHWLGPIAHPAEEESAGSTNKGSFKLRLNIPKPRKDKDKVQKQKTNSALPADKWGSEEVAAWLEALGLGEYRDIFVRHDIQGSELILLERRDLKDLGITKVGHMKRILQAIKELSSPP; encoded by the exons ATGGCTGAGAAGCTGGTGCCCGGGGACCTGTTCCTGAGGAAGACCCGGGAATCGGTGTCATCCCTGGACTCGGACAAGCTGGCACCCATCTCACCTGAGGCGGGCGGCGAGGAGTCGTCTGACAGCGAGGGCGAGCAGGAGGACAGTTCCCACAAGCTCATCCGGAAGGTGTCCACCTCGGGGCAGATGAGAAGCAAG AAGAGCGTGAAGGAGGGGCTGCTGCTGAAGCAGACGAGCTCCTTCCAGAGGTGGAAGAGGCGATACTTCAAGCTGCGGGGCAGAACGCTCTATTATGCCAAGGATGCCAAG TCTCTGATCTTCGACGAGGTGGACCTGTCTGATGCCAGCGTGGCCGAGACCAGCACCAAGAACATCAACAACAGTTTCACG GTGATCACGCCATTCCGGAAGCTCATCCTGTGTGCAGAGAACCGTAAGGAGATGGAGGACTGGATCAGTGCCCTGAAATCTGTCCAGAAGTGGGAGATCCATGAG GCCACGCAGTTCAACATGGAGCACTTCTCAGGCATGCACAACTGGTACGCCTGCTCCCACGCCCGCCCCACCTTCTGCAACGTGTGCCGCGAAGCCCTGCCGGGGGTCACCTCCCACGGCCTCTCCTGTGAAG TCTGCAAGTTCAAGGCACACAAGCGCTGCGCTGTCAGAGCCACCAACAACTGCAAGTGGACAACCCTGGCCTCCATTGGCACCGACATCAtcgaggatgaggatggg GTGGCCATGCCCCACCAGTGGCTGGAGGGGAACCTGCCTGTCAGCGCACGCTGCGCCGTCTGCGACCGCACCTGCGGCAGTGTCCGGAGGCTGCAGGACTGGCGGTGCCTCTGGTGCAAGGCCATT gttCACAGTGCCTGCAAGGAGCTCTTTGGCAAGAGATGCCCCCTGGGCCAGTACAAAGTGTCCATCATCCCTCCAACTGCCTTGAACAGCATTGATTCGGATG GTTTCTGGAAGGCCACCTGTCCCTcgacctgctccagccctctcctgGCCTTTGTCAACTCCAAGAGCGGGGACAACCAGGGTGTCAAATTCCTGCGCAAGTTCAAGCAGTTCCTCAACCCAGCCCAAGTCTTTGACCTCATGAATGGGGGCCCGCATCTGGG GCTGCGCCTCTTCCAGAAGTTCTCCACCTTCCGGATCCTGGTGTGTGGAGGGGACGGCAGCGTGGGTTGGGTGCTCTCCGAGATCGACGCCCTTGGTCTCCACAAGCAA TGCCAGCTGggtgtcctgcccctggggactgGCAATGACCTGGCGCGagtgctgggctggggcagcctgTGCGACGATGACACCCAGCTGCTGCAGatcctggagaagctggaaagGGCCACCACCAAGATGCTGGACCG GTGGAGCGTGCTGACCTATGAGGCCCCCAAgcagtcccccccagccctgaaggaggaggagaatgGGGACTCCAACATCCAG gctCAGATCTCCCACTACGCTGACTCTGTCGCCTTTCACCTGGCCAAGATCCTGGAGTCGGACAAGCACTCAGTGGTGATCTCATCTGCAAA GTTCCTCTGTGGCACCGTCAATGACTTTGTGGCCGAAGTCGGCCGGGCTTACAAGAGGGCAACGGAGAACAAGCAGGAGGCCGAGCTGATGGCGCGGAAG TGTGCCATGCTGAACGAGAAGCTGGACTCCCTGGTGCGGGAGCTGAATGAGGAGGCTCAGGCCATCATGGTCCCTGAGGGAACGGCACAGGCCATCCCTGCCGACACCAAGGACCAGGAGAAAGGTGGCAGCTTCAACCCCAGCCCTGTGCCTCGCATCTTCAAatccaaggagcagctgatgctgcGGGCGAACAGCTTGAAGAAAGCCCTGCGGCAAATCATCGAGCAGGCAGAGAAGG CTGTGGATGAGCAGAACAAGCAGACCCAAGCCTACCGGGGCAGCGCAGGCCCCAGCAGGAAGGACAGCTCGGAGGAGCTcaacaaggaggaggagaggctca ACTCCCGGCGGGAGACAGTGACCTCTGCATCTTCCTCCATCATCCTGGACCGGCCAGACACCTTTGGCAGCTTGCAGTTCCCCGAAGACCCCAGTGCCCT CCTCTTCTCAGAGAAATGCGTCATGAATAACTACTTCGGTATCGGCCTGGATGCAAAGATCTCCCTGGAGTTCAACAACAAACGGGATGAGCACCCCAAGAAGTGCAG CAGCCGCACCAAGAACATGATGTGGTATGGGGTGCTGGGCACCAAGGAGCTCCTGCAGCGTACCTACAAGAACCTGGAGCAGCGGGTGCAGCTGGAG TGCGATGGGGTGCCCATCTCGCTGCCCAGCCTGCAGGGCATCGCTGTCCTCAACATCCCCAGCTATGCCGGTGGCATCAACTTCTGGGGAGGCACCAAGGAGGACAAT AACTTTGGGGCTCCATCCTTCGATGACAAGAAGCTGGAGGTGGTGGCCGTCTTCGGCAGCATCCAGATGGCTGTGTCACGGGTCATCAACCTCCAGCACCATCGCATTGCACAG TGCCGCATGGTGAAGATCACTATCCGGGGGGACGAGGGCGTCCCTGTGCAGGTGGATGGAGAAGCCTGGATCCAGCCACCTGGCATCATCAAGATCCAGCACAAGAACCGAGCCCAGATGCTGACAAGGGACCGG GCATTTGAAAGCACCCTCAAGTCCTGGGAGGACAAGCAGAAGGGGGAGAGCTACCGAGCGGCTGCCCGGCCGCGGCTCAGCTCCCAGCAGTCCATGGAGTACCTGACCGAGGAGGAGAGCAGCCTCTTGCAGCAGGTCTCACGGGTTGCCGAGACCCTCATCGCCAG GATCCACGAGGCAGCCAAGGCTCACAAAGCTGTGGAGCAGGAGCTGGCGTACGCCGTCAACACCAGCTCCCTGGCACTCAGCGAAGCCCTCTCCAACAAAGCCGCTGGCACCTCAGAG TTTCTCAGCAGGAACACGGCTGTGGAGGTAGTGCTGAGCATCAAGGAGCTGTATGCCGAGACCAGGGCGTTCCTGGAAGGGAAGGCG CTGGACTCGccgcaggaggaggaggcactGCATGGCCCCCTGAGTGTGCtgggccaggagctgcagaggctgctggaCATCCACTGGCTGGGACCCATTGCCCACCCTGCTGAAGAG GAAAGTGCCGGCAGCACCAACAAGGGAAGCTTCAAGCTTCGTCTCAACATCCCCAAGCCCAGGAAGGACAAGGACAAGGTGCAAAAGCAGAAGACCAACAGCGCGCTCCCAG CAGACAAGTGGGGCTCCGAGGAGGTGGCAGCTTGGCTGGAAGCACTCGGTTTAGGGGAGTACAGAGACATTTTTGTCCGGCATGACATCCAGGGCTCTGAGTTGATCCTGCTGGAGAGGAGAGACCTGAAG gaccTGGGGATCACCAAGGTGGGCCACATGAAGAGAATCCTTCAGGCCATTAAGGAGCTCAGCAGCCCACCCTAG
- the CCNB3 gene encoding G2/mitotic-specific cyclin-B3, whose protein sequence is MPLPRSAKVLSTKQPRAGKVRSALENANPEKEESCQAKRSPSSPQGGPKKRSAFGDITNAHKNQVVAGKKEALKVAPHKAQKAHAALGVAKNNEINLKKSMKKTPPTEAPAKPKEDPVPEEPVPAQLPAVEDVDKEQLGDPYANAEYAKDIFEYMRGREEKFMLPDYMKKQPDISGDMRAILVDWMVEVQENFELNHETLYLAVKLVDHYLVEVVSMRDKLQLIGSTAILIASKFEERCPPCVDDFLYICDDAYKREELIAMEISILSTLKFDINIPIAYRFLRRFAKCARATMETLTLARFLCEMTLQEYDYARESPSKLAASCLLLALTMKNLGGWTPTLEYYSGYRSQDLHPLVKKLNFLLTYQPRDKLKAVHTKYSHRVFFEVAKVTPMDMLKLEEILKSC, encoded by the exons ATGCCATTGCCACGCAGTGCCAAGGTGCTGAGCACCAAGCAGCCCCGAGCAGGCAAGGTGCGCTCTGCTTTGGAGAATGCCAACCCCGAGAAG GAGGAGAGCTGTCAGGCCAAGAGGTCTCCATCCTCACCTCAGGGCGGGCCCAAGAAGAGGTCGGCATTCGGGGACATCACCAAT GCTCACAAGAACCAGGTGGTGGCTGGGAAGAAGGAGGCCTTGAAAGTGGCACCACACAAAGCACAGAAGGCCCATGCTGCCCTGGGGGTGGCCAAGAACAATGAGATCAACCTGAAAAA GTCAATGAAGAAAACTCCCCCAACAGAGGCTCCTGCAAAGCCCAAGGAGGATCCCGTGCCAGAGGAGCCAGTGCCTGCACAG CTACCAGCAGTGGAGGACGTAGACAAGGAGCAGCTGGGTGACCCCTATGCCAATGCAGAGTACGCCAAGGACATCTTTGAATACATGCGGGGAAGAGAG GAGAAATTCATGCTCCCTGACTACATGAAGAAGCAGCCAGACATCAGCGGGGACATGCGTGCCATCCTGGTGGACTGGATGGTGGAGGTGCAG GAGAACTTTGAGCTGAACCACGAGACGCTGTACCTGGCTGTGAAGCTGGTGGACCACTACCTGGTGGAGGTGGTGAGCATGAGGGACAAGCTGCAGCTCATCGGCTCCACCGCCATCCTCATCGCTTCCAAATTTGAG GAGCGGTGCCCACCATGCGTGGATGACTTCCTCTACATCTGTGACGATGCTTACAAGCGGGAAGAGCTCATTGCTATGGAGATAAGCATCCTTAGCACCCTCAAGTTTGACATCAACATCCCCATTGCCTACCGGTTCCTGCGACGCTTTGCCAAG TGCGCCCGTGCCACCATGGAGACTCTGACGCTGGCCCGATTCCTCTGCGAGATGACCCTGCAGGAGTATGACTATGCCCGGGAGAGCCCCTCCAAGCTGGCTgccagctgcctgctgctggcactCACCATGAAGAACCTTGGTGGCTGG aCCCCCACGCTGGAGTACTACAGCGGGTACCGCTCCCAGGACCTGCATCCCCTGGTGAAGAAGCTGAATTTCCTGCTGACGTACCAGCCCCGCGACAAGCTGAAGGCTGTGCACACCAAGTACTCGCACAG GGTTTTCTTTGAGGTCGCCAAAGTCACCCCCATGGACATGCTCAAGCTGGAGGAGATACTGAAGAGCTGCTAG